tgtttatttcttgcaacctCATTGATCATTAACATTGCTGTCTTGTGGCACAGCTGGGTGAGATGTGATATCAGAAAAGACATCAAAAAACAAGCAACACAGAAACTTGCAATTGCACCAATGTCATGCATCTTCTATCTGGAACCCTAAGTGTATGCCCTTGAACTACAGATTTGCCTTCACTTAGCATGATCTGAACCCTAAGACCTTTACTTCTCCCTGGTAAAAGAAATGAGAATAATTAGTCATAACTTGGTTTATGTTCTTCTTCATTTTATCTTTAAATTAAAATACAAGAAAATAAATCCTCCACAGATAGTTAATGATTTAGTCAGTATTTGTTAGCTGAAGGCACGCATTGTCCCAAACAATTGCACAAGCTTTGAATTAAGAAAGAATCAACAATGGATGACACCAAGCAGCAAGGTTGCATCACATCAACACCTCCTCACTGGCTCTCTTGCTTTGCTGCTGGCTCAACCCCACAAGCAAACCAAAGAAGCTCCAATGGAGCCACAAACAAACATACAATACGCGAGAAGTACTCTAACAAGCAAGCATGCACTACGGGAACAGACGACAGAGATGACAGGGAGGCTCAAGGGCACTGGAACTCCTTGGGGACCTTCTTGCCGCAGTAGTTGAGGAGCAAGCTGAGGTTGATGGGGAGGTTGAGGTGGATGCCCAGGATATTGGCCTTGAGAGCGGTGCACAGGCAGACGGCGGCCTCGAGGTCAAGGAGGCCGTCGACGAGAGTACAGCACTCGCACGGCTGCTTCGGGAACTTGCCGACGCCGACGGTGATCAGGCCGTTGAGCACGTTGGCGCAGGCGGCCAGTTTCAGGGTGTCGACGGGGCATTTGCCGTAGGATGGGCGTGGGGTGGGCTTCGGTGTAGGTGTGGGGCAACTGGTGCCACAGGCAGTGGTGAGGGCAAAGAAGAGGAGATTGAGGGTGAGGAAGAGGGCAACTGATGCTGAGGCTTTGGACGCCATGGCTAGCTTCTGCTACCGAGGCACCCAAGTAGACTACTCTTACTACCAAGTGCTTGTGATGGGCATAGTTATGCGCGAAGGTGAAGTATATATAGCCTAAGAAGCTCTATGAGGAGTCAGGCAGTCCAGTTGTCGAGGATAAAGATGACAAGAGAAGCCATGTGAAGGATGAGATCGGTGGCCAAAGCTTGTTAGCTGGCAATGGCGTGGATGGTTCAGAGGAAGCCAAGATGCTTGGTAGGCTTATTTCATGCTCGTTCTACTTGAACATGGTCACCTCCTGTTGCATGGGTTTCCTTTTGCAGATTCATCAATGATCAACATTGTTTTCTGCCACAGCATGATTTAAGATGGCCAAAACGAATACTTAGGTGCATAAATCCAACAAGAACTTGATTCCGTATCATCTTTGCACAAGAAAAATGAAAGAATAGAAACAATGGCATCATTTATGTGGATCCCATCCATCATGTGGGatctgaacaatacaagaacataATGAATGTGTTGTTACCTCTATAATAAGAAACCAAAAGTTAAATGACCACCTCCTTATATGTGATGGTCTCTAACGGGGAAAACCTTATAAGATAGACTATGTTTACACAATTATCTTGAGATAGCATGAAAATGCTTCACATTTGATCAGTATAATCGAAGTTTACTATAACAACAATAACATGCCATGATATTTCTAACCATTTTgagatgattttatttttcaaGCGATAAATAACGAAGGTGAAATTCGAGTTCAAGACCTTGCGATTGTCAAAATCTTCACCGGTTAAGTTTACTTATACCTTAAAAaatatatcgaatgagatttAAAACCATGACCCTTTAGTATACAACTATCAAACTAATAATTAAGGTGTAAAATTACTATAAGAATTTTGACAAAATTATATAAGAGTTTTTGCTTACTATAAGATTTTGATTTAGCCCCACATTTGAAGTGGGTTAagaattaaatttaatcataataaaTCGAAGATATACTACTATTAAGTTTGGTTTAAGCATTTTAGATTAGTGATTTAGTTTGGTTAAATGCTACTATCACCATTAGGTTATACCTCATAAACATAGATTTTGATTGAGCTTAAACATTTGAAATTTATGTGAGCTTAAGAAGTGATAGTGATGCTAAGCGTATATAATATTTTCTTCCTCTACATTTCCTTCTTACCCTCTGTCGATAATACTTATTGAGTACATTTTCtcagattaaaaaataataaaatatacagTATAGCACAAATGAGGGGCAAAAGAAGTGTGGGAAGTCAATCATGTCCGACACATCAATCAATAGCAACGCAAGTCTAACTATATCCTTTACCAAGGCCAAATATTAGTGAAAAAAGTGTATAGATGAATTTAGTTATGCGGTAAGAGTCAAACTCTATGTCTCAACCAAGTTAGATTCTATAAAAGGACTAATCAAGATCTAATTTAGCTCTAGCACAAGTTAAATTCTCTAAATCCTAGCTCACTATTGGGCTAATTAGCTCATATTCACGTATAAAAATGATgagaataaaaaagataaaaaaataattttactatcttttaaattattaatttcatataaatcTTTCTTTCCTCTTAGGCTCAAACTCGAGAGGCTTTCATAGAAAGTGTTTGGCGTACTGACAACATGGATATTCACCATTGTTGATACATTCAAGCTCAAGGTGAAGCCAGGAAAGACGAACCTCTTGTGCATGACCAACGTTGCAATCATTGCGGAGCTCTTCTTTAGTATCACCAACCATTCCGTCACCGTCGTCGATGTTGATGCCATCTATGTGAAGCCCTTCGATGCTGAGACTATCCTGATTTCATCGGGCTAGACGACCAACATCCTCCTCTATGCCAAGCCTCCTTACCCCAACGCCACCATCTTCATGATGGCTAAGCATTATGCCACTGGATCCGGCATGTTCGACAACTCCATGGTCGTCGCCGTGCTTGAGTACCAAAAGCCCCATTGTTCATCCATCATCGGCTTTGATAAGAACCTCCCGCTCTACAAGCCCCATGGTTCAATGACACTGCCTCTGGCGCAAACTTCACCGGCAAGTTATGTAATCTGGCGATAACTCTATTTCCTGCGAGTGTGTCGACACTTCTACTTCATGGTCGGGCTCGGGACGAGACCGTGCCCAAAGAACCAGACGTGCCAAGGGCCCAACAACACCAAGTTCGTGGCCACCCACGACGGCTCTCCTCTATGCACAATTCACCGGGAAGTCCAACGACGTCTACACCCCGACCTTCCCTGTCGTCGCCCTAATGCCATTCAACTATAGAGCTCTGCCAAACAACACGATGGTGAGTAATGGGACCAAGCTTGTGCTACTTCTGTTCAACACCGATGTCAAGTTGGTGATGCAGGACACGAGCGTTCTAGGGGTGGAGAGCCATAATTTGCACCTCCATGGCGATAACTTCATCATCGAGCAAGGGTTCGACAACTACGATCCGATGAATGACCCTGCCAAGCTTAACTTGGTGGATTTGGTGGAGAGGAACACCATCGACATTCCGATCAGTGGTTGGGTGGTCAACAGATTCTTAGCCGACAATCCAGGTCTGTCTCGACTAGAATGCATATTCTCTTGATCGAAAGTGTTGAGAATCGAAGGAGAGGGAACCAATAAAAAGTTTA
The DNA window shown above is from Musa acuminata AAA Group cultivar baxijiao chromosome BXJ2-4, Cavendish_Baxijiao_AAA, whole genome shotgun sequence and carries:
- the LOC103983515 gene encoding 14 kDa proline-rich protein DC2.15, encoding MASKASASVALFLTLNLLFFALTTACGTSCPTPTPKPTPRPSYGKCPVDTLKLAACANVLNGLITVGVGKFPKQPCECCTLVDGLLDLEAAVCLCTALKANILGIHLNLPINLSLLLNYCGKKVPKEFQCP